The genomic segment GCCTCGGCGGGCTGCGATGTGACGGTGCTGCCGGCGACCGCGACGGCCGAGGAGGTGCTCGCGCTGAACCCCGATGGCGTGTTCCTCTCGAACGGCCCGGGCGACCCGGCCGCGACGGGGGCCTATGCCGTGCCGATGATCAAGGGCGTGCTCGAGACCGAGCTGCCGGTCTTCGGGATCTGCCTCGGGCATCAGATGCTGGCGCTGGCGCTCGGCGCCAAGACCATCAAGATGAACCACGGCCACCATGGCGCGAACCACCCGGTCAAGGATCTGACCACCGGCAAGGTCGAGATCACCTCGATGAACCACGGCTTCGCGGTCGATGCCCAGACCCTGCCCGCCGGCGTCGCCGAGACCCATGTCTCGCTCTTCGACGGCTCGAACTGCGGTATCGCGATGGAGAATCGGCCGGTGTTCTCGGTGCAATATCACCCCGAGGCGAGCCCCGGCCCGCAGGACAGCTACTATCTTTTCGAGCGGTTCGCCGAGGCGATGCGCGCGCGTCGCAGCGCCTAAGCCCCTGAAATCAAAGCCTGCCCAAATGGCCTCGCGGAAAAGCCTCCGCGGGGCCATTTTCCGTTAACGGCCCATTAACCAAACCCCGCGAGAGTGGTCGACGGGACAGGTATCGGTTTTGGGGACCGAGATGACGAATATGGCACAGCTGCGGCTCGTGTCGGAGCCGCCGGCCGTTCAGCCGCGCGCGCTTTCCGAGCTCGAACAGTCAGGCGCCGCGCGGCTCGCGGCTCAGCCCGCGCAGGAGGCCCCTGCGGCGGAGGCGGCGCGCCCGCGGCGCACGCCGCTCGGCCAGATCCTGCTCGAGATGGGCGCGGTGGCGCCGGGCGATCTGCTCAAGGCGCTGGCGCTGCGCAACCGTCAGGATGTGCGGCTGGGCGATATTCTGCTGACCCATGGCTGGGTGACCGAGGCCGATCTGATGGCGGCGCTCGCCCGGCAGTGGAAGGCGGCGGTTGTCGACCTGCTCGCCGAGCGCCCCGACCCGCGGATGATCGATGCGATCGGCCCGGAGCTGTGCCTCAAGGAGGCGATGGTGCCCTGGCGCCGGATCGGCGCGACGACCGTCATCGCCACCGCCCGCCCGGAGGAATTCGCCCGCCTTGTCAAGAGCTTGCCGGAGGCCTACGGGCCCTACCGGATGGTTCTCGCGCCGGAATATGATGTCCACCAGAGCCTGCTCGCCCGCCGTCAGACCGCGCTGATCCGCCGAGCCGAGGCCAAGGTCGACCCGGAGCAAAGCTGCCGCACCCGCAACGAAAAGCTCGCCTCGCGGATCGCCTTTGGCGTGATCGCAACCGCCGTTCTCGGCCTCATCGTCGCGCCGGTCGTGGTGTTTGCGGTGCTGTTCGGCTGGGCGATGCTGACGCTTTTGGCGACGATGGGGCTCAAACTCGCCGCCTGGATCACCGAAATGCGCGCGCAGGCGCGGCTCAGACGCGCCCCCGACGCCCCGCCGCCGGTGCCCGCGCGCCTGCCGATCATCTCGATCATGGTGCCGCTCTTCAAGGAGCGCGACATCGCCACGCGGCTCGTCTCCCGGCTGGGCCGGCTGAACTACCCGCGCGAACTCCTCGACATCCTGCTCGTCGTCGAGGAGGACGATTTCACCACCCGCGAGGCGCTCTCAGGCGCCGAGCTGCCGCGCTGGATCCGGGTCGTGACCGTCCCTGACGGCCCGATCAAGACCAAGCCACGCGCGCTGAACTATGCGCTGAACTTCTGCCGCGGCTCGATCATCGGGGTCTATGACGCCGAGGACATGCCCGAGCCCGAACAGCTCCATATCGTCGTGCGCCGCTTTGCCCAGAGCAGGCCGGATGTCGCCTGCCTGCAAGGCATTCTCGATTACTACAACCCGCGCACCAACTGGCTCGCGCGCTGCTTCACGGTCGAATATGCGGCCTGGTTCCGCGCCATGCTGCCGGGGCTGGCGCGGATGGGCCTCGTCGTGCCGCTCGGCGGCACCACGCTCTTCTTCCTGCGCGAGCCGCTCGAGAAACTCGGCGGCTGGGATGCCCATAACGTCACCGAGGACGCCGATCTCGGCATCCGCCTCGCCCGCCAGGGCTACCGCACCGAACTGATCCCCGCGGTGACCCATGAGGAGGCGAACTGCCGCGCGCTGCCCTGGGTCAAGCAACGCTCGCGCTGGCTGAAGGGCTATGCGATGACTTGGGCCGTGCATATGCGCAACCCCGCCCGGCTCTGGCGCGATCTCGGCGCCTGGCGGTTCTTCGGCGTGCAGGTGCTGATCTTCGGCGCGCTCTCGCAATATCTGCTCGCGCCGGTGCTCTGGAGCTTCTGGCTGATCCCCTTCGGGATCTGGCACCCGGTCGAGGCGATCATGTCGCGCGAGCTCGAATATGTGCTCCTTGGCACCTTCGTGCTGACCGAGCTGATCAATATCACCGTCGGCGCCTGGGCGGTGCGCGGCCCCGAGCATCGCCACCTGATCCCCTGGGTGCCGACGCTGCATTTCTACTTCCCGCTCGGCGCGCTGGCGGGCTGGAAGGGCATCTATGAGGTGATCGTGAAGCCGTTTTACTGGGACAAGACCACCCATGGCGTCTTCGACACGCTGCACCATGTCATGCCCGGCGCACGCTCCGACCTCGTCCCCGCGATCGCGGCCGCGGGAAAGATGGCGCCGGTCGAGACCCGCACGCCGCTCGCCCCGCTCATCGACTGAGCCTCAGCGCGGCACGCGCCCGGCCCCCGCATCGAGCTTCAGCCGCGTCTCGAAGGCCTTGGAAATATGAACCTTCAGCGCCGCGGCGGCCGCCCCCTCGTCGCCGGCCTCGATCGCATCGACGATCGCCTGATGCTCCGCCAGCGCCGTCTCCCCCCGCCCCTGCGCGGCCAGAGAGGTCGTCGCGACGAGCGCCATCGAGCGGTGCACGAGGTCAAGCTGCTGCAC from the Rhodobacter xanthinilyticus genome contains:
- a CDS encoding glycosyltransferase; amino-acid sequence: MTNMAQLRLVSEPPAVQPRALSELEQSGAARLAAQPAQEAPAAEAARPRRTPLGQILLEMGAVAPGDLLKALALRNRQDVRLGDILLTHGWVTEADLMAALARQWKAAVVDLLAERPDPRMIDAIGPELCLKEAMVPWRRIGATTVIATARPEEFARLVKSLPEAYGPYRMVLAPEYDVHQSLLARRQTALIRRAEAKVDPEQSCRTRNEKLASRIAFGVIATAVLGLIVAPVVVFAVLFGWAMLTLLATMGLKLAAWITEMRAQARLRRAPDAPPPVPARLPIISIMVPLFKERDIATRLVSRLGRLNYPRELLDILLVVEEDDFTTREALSGAELPRWIRVVTVPDGPIKTKPRALNYALNFCRGSIIGVYDAEDMPEPEQLHIVVRRFAQSRPDVACLQGILDYYNPRTNWLARCFTVEYAAWFRAMLPGLARMGLVVPLGGTTLFFLREPLEKLGGWDAHNVTEDADLGIRLARQGYRTELIPAVTHEEANCRALPWVKQRSRWLKGYAMTWAVHMRNPARLWRDLGAWRFFGVQVLIFGALSQYLLAPVLWSFWLIPFGIWHPVEAIMSRELEYVLLGTFVLTELINITVGAWAVRGPEHRHLIPWVPTLHFYFPLGALAGWKGIYEVIVKPFYWDKTTHGVFDTLHHVMPGARSDLVPAIAAAGKMAPVETRTPLAPLID